A window of Pseudomonas alcaliphila JAB1 genomic DNA:
GGCCGCATCCGCCTGTTCGACTTCGGCTACATGTACCGCTTCGACCCGCTGCGCGCGTGTAACAGCAACGGGCTGCTGACGCCGCAGCACCACGGCGCCGAGCGCTTCGAAACGCGCTGCTACTACGCCTACCTGCTGGGCCTGGAGCGCGAGCGCGGGCAGAGCGCCGCCCTGGCCGCGCTGGAGCTGGAAAAGCGCATCGCCCTGGAGTGCTACCAGCGTCTGCGCAGCAGGCTGATCAAGCGCGGCGCCAGCGCCTCGGTGCTGGCCTGGCTGGGCGGCATCATCGGCCAATGGCACACGGCGCTACGCGGCGGGCTGGACGGTCTGTACCTGCGCGAGGCCTGGCGCTCGCATCTGAGCGATCTGGAGGATGATCTCGGCGGCCAGACCTGCACAGCGCTGACCCTGCAGCGCATCGACTGGCTGCAGCAGTGCCTGCACGAATGCGGCGCCCAGCTGCAGCACCTGGAGCTGCTCGCCGGGCGCACCCCGGACGCCTGGCGCGCCGAGCTGGAGCGGGCGCTGCAGCAGGCGCATGAGTGGCAGGTTAGGGAATAGGCGCGAGAGCGGCGGCTTGGTGCGCACGGCGCACCCTACGAGCCCGGCGACGCCCAACCGTAGGGTGCGCCATGCGCACCACAACCGCCAAATTACCCGGCGTCTCGGCTATTCGCCAAACGCGCCCTCGTCCTCCGCCACCCCGCCCCAATCCGCCGGATACACGCCCTCGCGCACCAGGCGATGGAAGCTCGACCACGGCCAATCCACCACCTGCTGCACCAGTCCATGGCGCACCGGACTCCAATGCAGGTAATCCAGGTGTCGGCGCAGATCCTGCTCGTCGCGGATGCGGTGTTCCCAAAATCGCCTTTGCCACAAGCCCGCCTCGCGGCGCAGACGCCGGCTCAGGCTGACGCCCTCGGATTGCGGCAGGGCCTGGCTGCTCAGGCGTTTGATCATCGACCAGCGCAGGCTGAACTCGGCATCACCCGGTGGCAGTTGCCACAGGCAGTGCAGGTGATCGGGCAGCAGCACCCAGCCCTTGATGATGAATGGATAGCTCTGGCGCACCTGCTCGATGGCGCCGCGCAATGCGGCGCGCACCGGCGCTTCGGTAAGAAGCGGCCGGCGCTGGTGGCTGACCAGGGTGAAGAAATAGCAGGCGCCCTGTTCCCGGGCGCGGCGGTAGTCGGACATTCCCTGTCTCCTGAACGCTGTCGCCGCTTCAGGATAGTCGGTGGTGGCAGTGTTGCAGCGGGCTCGATGGATCGGGGCGCACGGCGCACCCTACGGTTCGTGGCATCGGCGTCGTCGTAGGGTGTCGCGGGGCCGCCTGGGCTATGCGCACCAACCCGCGAACTAGAAACTCCCCGCGGTACTGGCCCCTGCCGCCACCGTCACGCTGTTGTTGCCGCCCGGCTGCCAGGTCTTGACCTGGGTCGGGTTGCTTTCGCTGCGGACGATGCACTTCCACTGCACCTGCTGGCCGGCCGGTAGGGCGATGCTGCCTTTCCAGGTCGGGTAGGCGCTGGTATCGGTCAGGCGCACGGCGCCGGCCGGGCTCCAATTGCCCAGCTGGGCGACGTTGCCCACCGCGTAGACGCTGTCGCCCCGCTGGGTCACGCCGTTGTCACAGCGGAAGTTGACGCTGACCAGATCGCCCTGCTCCTCATCGTCACTCTGACCGCTGCGCCAGATACGGATCGCGCCGTTGTCAGTGTTGAGCGCCTGGGTGAAGTCGCCGCTGGCCACCTGGCCGGGCGTGGACAGGTTGGAGTCCAGGGCGATCAGCAATTGCTGCCGGCTGCCGCTGACTGTCGCCACCAGGCCGGAGAAACCCGAGTGGAACTGGATCGCCGAGGCCGCCTTGACCCCCGCCGCACGACGGATCTGGATCAGTTGGCGGATGAAGTCGCCATGACCCCAGTCATACATGTGCGGCCAGTACACCACCGGTGTACCCGGGCTGCTGAGGATGTAGGCGTAGGCCTGCTTCAGCCGCGCGTCCGGCAGCGGCCAGTGATGCTGACCGCCGTGCGGGCCGGGCGAGTAGCCGGTGTCGTGGTTGTCGACGAAGGTCACCGCCACCTCGCGCCAGCGCGCATCGGGGTTGCCGTTGAGGCCGTGGCGCCAGTCGGCGATGCCGCCGTTCTGCATGCGCTCCTTGAGGGCGAAGTCGAACACCGTGCACTTGGCGCGATCAGACCAGTCCTTGAGAATCTGCTGCCAGCTGGCGCCGTTGCGCCAGTCCCAGCTCGGGTACTCGCCCGGCGCCTTCCACAGCTCGCCGAGGCAGAAGCCGTTGTCGTGGGCATCGCTCATCCAGCTGGCAACCCGCTCGCCGGCGTAGCCGCGGACGAAGTCGAAGCGAAAGCCCCCGGCGCCATACTGGCTGCGCAGCCTGGCGAACTCGTCGCGGAACATCGCGTAGTTCTGCGGGTGGCCGGTATTGAGGTCGGCGTCGCCGCCCATGAAACGGTCGCCGTCGTCGCAGTCGTTGGCGTAGTTGCCCGGATCATTGCAGTCGTGGCGCCACAGCCCCTGGCCGGCCGGCAGGTTGATCTCCTTGTCCGGGTAGCCGCGGTTCATGTGGTTGGGCACCACGTCGTAGATGGGTTTGACCCCGGCCGCATTGAGCGCGCCGGCGGCCTGCCTGAGCAGGCTGTCGCTGCCATAGCGACCGTTCTTGTTGAAGTCGTGCCAGAAGTAGCCCTCGCCGCCGCCCGAGGTGCCGTTGCCGGGGTCGCTCCAACTGGAGAAGTCGCGCCAGGGCACCGGCATCCAGATCGCACTGAAACCATCGGCGGCCAGGGTCGGCGCCATGCTGGCCAGCGTCGCGTACCAGTTGCTCGAAGTACGCACGGTATTCCAGTGAAAGCCCTGGAGGATGATCTCGTCGCCGCCGTGGTAGCGCACGCCGCTGGTGGTCTTGCCTGGCGCGTCGGCGGCACGCACCAGATTGCCCCAGGGGTAGGCCAGCGGCGCCAGGGCCAGGGTCAGCGCGGCCAGTCGCAGGTATCGGTTCATCTTGAAGCTCCGTTCTTGTCATTGTTGTGAGCATCCGACTACGGGGGCTGCCCCCGGATGGACTGATCGGCCGCCCGCACAGGCGAGCCGATGACGCCAGCCTGCCGCGCCCGGCGCCACCGCCAAACCTCCCCCGCGCAGTTTCCGCCGGCGTAGGGCGCAGGCGTAGAAACGCCCCCGGTCCGCCATCCCCCGCCGCTTCGCTACGCCTCGCCGCTCCGCCTCGAAAAAACCGCTGCAGGGAGGATGTGGTGGCGCCATACCTTGCCCGACTCTTGCCCCAGCGCCACCGGGCCGACTGCCCTGCTCCGGCCGCGCCCTGTCAGTCCGACGCCGAATCCAACAAGAACAAAGGACCCCCACGATGAACACCATGCAACCCGCCCAGCTGCTGCGTCCCTGCGCCCTGCTCGCCGCCATACTGCTGGCCACCCCGGCCCTGGCCGTGGATTTCCACGGTTATATGCGTTCCGGCATCGGCGCCACCGCCGGTGGCGGCGACCAGGCCTGCTTCCAGGCCGCCGGCGCGCCGGCCAAGTACCGACTCGGCAACGAATGCGAGACCTATGCCGAGATCGGCCTCGGCCACGAAGCCTGGAAGGAGGGCGAGCAGAGCTTCTATATCGACAGCATGATCGCCTACAAGTCGGACCAGGCGAACGACTGGGAAGCCACCGACAGCGACGGCGGCAGTGCCTTCAACAACGGCACCAGCTCGATCCGCCAGTTCAACGTGCAGGCCAAGAACTTCCTGCCGGCCCTGCCCGGCGCCACCCTGTGGGCCGGCAAGCGCTACTACAAGCGCAACGACGTGCACATCAACGATTACTACTACTGGGACGTCTCCGGTCCCGGCGCCGGTATCGAGGACATCGACCTGGGCTTCGCCAAGGCGCACGTGGCCTGGATGCGCAACAACGATGGTGACTACGTCTACGAAGGCACCGGCACCGGTACCAACGTGGCCAACGACACCCTCGATCTGCGCCTGACCGACATCGACTTCAATACCGACGCCAAATTGGAGCTCGGCTACGACTATGGCAAGGCCAACCTGAGCGACCTGCAGGAGAAGGACCCCGGCTACACCAACCAGAAGGGGCATCTGGTCACCGTGCAGCACATCCAGGGCAACTGGTTCGGCGGTTTCAACAAGCTCGCTCTGCAGTACGGCACCGACGGCATCATCGGCAGCACCGGGCGCAACAGCACCGGCAACAGCGACGGCAAGATGCTGCGCCTGGTCAACCAGGGCGTGGTCGGCCTCTCCGACGACATCGAGATGATGTACGTGCAGATCTACGAGGATAAGGACTTCGACAACGACTCCGGCCAGACCTGGACCTCGTTCGGCGTGCGCCCGGTGTACAAATGGACCAACACCATGAGCACCGCGCTGGAGTTCGGCTACGACCATATCGACCCGCAGGCCAAGGGCGAGAAGTCCCGCGACCTGAAGAAAATCACCCTGGCCCAGCAGTGGTCGGCCGGCCGCAGCTTCTGGGCGCGTCCGCAGATCCGTGTGTTCGCCACCTACGCCATGTGGGACGGCGGCAAGTACAACGCCGCCAGCGAATCCATCGATGCCGGCGACGACAACGGCCTCACCTTTGGCGTCCAGGCCGAAGCCTGGTGGTAAGCGGTCGGGCATCCGTTGCATCCGGATGCCCGGCAATACCGTAACGCTGCTCCTGTGGTCCTTGCCCCGGTTCTGCAATAGGCCGGGGCCTTTTACCAGGCGTGACATAAAAAGAGGAATAATCCATGCCACCGTTCAAGATCGCCAGCCTCGCGCTGCTCACTGTCCTGTTAACCGGCTGCGCCAGCGAACCGCTGCGCCGCATCGACGCCCTGAGCGCCAGCCCGGCGCCCCTGCAGACCTCCGCCGGCAGCGCCGAACAGGCCCTGGCCACCGCGCCCTCCTGCTGCGCCTCGCTGCGCGAGCTGCCCTACCAGCCGATACCGGTGAACTTCAGCGGCGAGGCGCGCATCGACACCAGCGCCCCGGCGTTCGCCTTCGACAGCGGCAAGAGTTTTTTCCGTGCCTTCCAGTTGCCGGCCGCCAGTAAGTCGTTCGAGATCCGCCTGTACAGCCAGGCCGGTGAGACGGTGCTGGCGCCCAACGCCATGCTGCTCGACAGCCAGTTCCGCGTTACCCGCCTGCTCGGCGCCGAGGACTTCGTCTACGCCCCGGCCTCCGGCTTCAAGGGCGACAGCCTGGACGCGCGCCTGCGCGTCGACCGCCTGTATCCGGACAATCCGGGCAACGAACACTACCTGGTGCTCTACACCAGCGAGGCGCAGATGCGCGGCCAGACCGTCATCGAACACCCGGCCAAGGCCTTCGCCCGCGCCCTCGGCAACGAGGCGCCGAACATCCCCGACCCGGTGGCCAGGCATGCGCCGGTGGGGATGATCAAGATGGTGCTGATCGAGGACAAGGTGGCCGGCCAGCAGGCCAACACCTATGTGCCGCCGTTCAGCATCGGTCGCGAGATGGGCAACCAGCTGCCCAGCGTGCCGGCCCCGGCGGTACTGCCGGAAACCCAGGCCTACTACCGCCAGGGCATCGACGCTGCGCTGGCGAACAAGGACCTCGAACGCGCCCTGCGCCTGGCCGACGAAGCCGCGCGGGTCGGCGACGCCAGCGCCAAGGCCTATCTGCTCGAACGCATCCAGATCCGCTGAAACGATCGTCCCGGGGTGACCCGGCCGGCGTCAATGCCGTAGCCGTAGGAGCCCCGCCACGGGGCGAAGCTGTGTTGGTTCCGGGTGCCGCCCCGCGCATTCGCCGCGGGGCGCAGCTCTACAAAGGCGGGCAGGTTGAACGACTGACCGCACAACCAGAGGTCGAGATGAGAACAACAAAAAAGCTCGCGACACTGATTCTGCTGTGCACTGCCACCTGGCCTGCTCTGGCCTTCGAGAAGAACGTGCTGACCGTCTGGATCGGCCAGGACAAGGGCTTCAAGGGCCTTGCCGAGATCGGCCAGCGCTTTACCGCCGACAGCGGCATGCCGGTCAGGGTCGCCACCCCGGACGACCTCGCCGTCCAGTACGACAAGTTCGCCGCCACGGCCAAGGGTCCGGATATCGTCATCTTCGCCCACGACCGCTTCGGCTCGTGGATCAACAACGGCCTGCTCGAAGCGGTCCAGCCCAGCGCAGAGGCCCTTCAGCGCGCCCCCGGGTTCGCCTGGGAAGCGCTGACCGTGGGCACCCAGCGTTTCGGCTATCCCCTGGCCACCGAAGTGGTCAGCCTGATCTACAATCGCAGGCTGCTGGCCAACCCGCCGCGCACCCTCTCCGAGGTCACCGCGCTGGACGGACGCTTGCGCGCCCAGGGCAGGCGCGCCATCGCCTGGGACTACAACAACCTGTATTTCTCCTGGCCGATCATCGCCGGCGCCGGCGGCTACAGCCTGCGCAAGCAGGGCGGCATCTACGACCTGGCCGATGTCGGCGTCGCCACCCCTGGCGCCATCGCCGGTATGCAGGCGCTCAAGCAACTGCTCGACGACGGCGTGCTGGAACCCGGTGACGATTACGCCAGTGCTCTGGAAGGCTTCAAGCAGGGTCGCATCGCCATGATCGTCAATGGCCCCTGGGTGTGGAACGAGCTGCGTGACGCCGGCCTCGACTTCGCCATCGACCACGTACCGGGCATCGACGACGCGCGCCGCGGCCGCCCCTTCGTCGGCATCCTCGCCGCCGCGATCAACGCCAACAGCCCGCACAAGGCGCAGGCACGACGCTTCGTCGAGGACTACCTGAGCAGCGCCGAGGGCCTGCATAGCCTCAACGCCGACAAGCCGCTGGGTGCGGTGGCCAACCATGAGGTCATGGCCCAGCTGCGCCACGACCCGCTGATCGATCACACCTACGAGTCAGCCGCCAGCGGCGAGATCATGCCGGACATCCCGGAGATGAAGCGCTTCTGGGCTCTGTTCAGCTCTCGTCTGGGCGCCATGTTCAAGGGCGAGAAGCCGATCGCCGCCACCCTGGAACAGATCGCCCAACGCCTGCGCGCCGCCGGCGAGGTGCAGGCCTGGCG
This region includes:
- a CDS encoding transposase → MSDYRRAREQGACYFFTLVSHQRRPLLTEAPVRAALRGAIEQVRQSYPFIIKGWVLLPDHLHCLWQLPPGDAEFSLRWSMIKRLSSQALPQSEGVSLSRRLRREAGLWQRRFWEHRIRDEQDLRRHLDYLHWSPVRHGLVQQVVDWPWSSFHRLVREGVYPADWGGVAEDEGAFGE
- a CDS encoding glucan 1,4-alpha-maltotetraohydrolase domain-containing protein; amino-acid sequence: MNRYLRLAALTLALAPLAYPWGNLVRAADAPGKTTSGVRYHGGDEIILQGFHWNTVRTSSNWYATLASMAPTLAADGFSAIWMPVPWRDFSSWSDPGNGTSGGGEGYFWHDFNKNGRYGSDSLLRQAAGALNAAGVKPIYDVVPNHMNRGYPDKEINLPAGQGLWRHDCNDPGNYANDCDDGDRFMGGDADLNTGHPQNYAMFRDEFARLRSQYGAGGFRFDFVRGYAGERVASWMSDAHDNGFCLGELWKAPGEYPSWDWRNGASWQQILKDWSDRAKCTVFDFALKERMQNGGIADWRHGLNGNPDARWREVAVTFVDNHDTGYSPGPHGGQHHWPLPDARLKQAYAYILSSPGTPVVYWPHMYDWGHGDFIRQLIQIRRAAGVKAASAIQFHSGFSGLVATVSGSRQQLLIALDSNLSTPGQVASGDFTQALNTDNGAIRIWRSGQSDDEEQGDLVSVNFRCDNGVTQRGDSVYAVGNVAQLGNWSPAGAVRLTDTSAYPTWKGSIALPAGQQVQWKCIVRSESNPTQVKTWQPGGNNSVTVAAGASTAGSF
- a CDS encoding maltoporin, whose amino-acid sequence is MNTMQPAQLLRPCALLAAILLATPALAVDFHGYMRSGIGATAGGGDQACFQAAGAPAKYRLGNECETYAEIGLGHEAWKEGEQSFYIDSMIAYKSDQANDWEATDSDGGSAFNNGTSSIRQFNVQAKNFLPALPGATLWAGKRYYKRNDVHINDYYYWDVSGPGAGIEDIDLGFAKAHVAWMRNNDGDYVYEGTGTGTNVANDTLDLRLTDIDFNTDAKLELGYDYGKANLSDLQEKDPGYTNQKGHLVTVQHIQGNWFGGFNKLALQYGTDGIIGSTGRNSTGNSDGKMLRLVNQGVVGLSDDIEMMYVQIYEDKDFDNDSGQTWTSFGVRPVYKWTNTMSTALEFGYDHIDPQAKGEKSRDLKKITLAQQWSAGRSFWARPQIRVFATYAMWDGGKYNAASESIDAGDDNGLTFGVQAEAWW
- the malE gene encoding maltose/maltodextrin ABC transporter substrate-binding protein MalE, translating into MRTTKKLATLILLCTATWPALAFEKNVLTVWIGQDKGFKGLAEIGQRFTADSGMPVRVATPDDLAVQYDKFAATAKGPDIVIFAHDRFGSWINNGLLEAVQPSAEALQRAPGFAWEALTVGTQRFGYPLATEVVSLIYNRRLLANPPRTLSEVTALDGRLRAQGRRAIAWDYNNLYFSWPIIAGAGGYSLRKQGGIYDLADVGVATPGAIAGMQALKQLLDDGVLEPGDDYASALEGFKQGRIAMIVNGPWVWNELRDAGLDFAIDHVPGIDDARRGRPFVGILAAAINANSPHKAQARRFVEDYLSSAEGLHSLNADKPLGAVANHEVMAQLRHDPLIDHTYESAASGEIMPDIPEMKRFWALFSSRLGAMFKGEKPIAATLEQIAQRLRAAGEVQAWRRRHYPAADSTAGSL
- a CDS encoding MalM family protein, whose product is MPPFKIASLALLTVLLTGCASEPLRRIDALSASPAPLQTSAGSAEQALATAPSCCASLRELPYQPIPVNFSGEARIDTSAPAFAFDSGKSFFRAFQLPAASKSFEIRLYSQAGETVLAPNAMLLDSQFRVTRLLGAEDFVYAPASGFKGDSLDARLRVDRLYPDNPGNEHYLVLYTSEAQMRGQTVIEHPAKAFARALGNEAPNIPDPVARHAPVGMIKMVLIEDKVAGQQANTYVPPFSIGREMGNQLPSVPAPAVLPETQAYYRQGIDAALANKDLERALRLADEAARVGDASAKAYLLERIQIR